In the genome of Hevea brasiliensis isolate MT/VB/25A 57/8 chromosome 14, ASM3005281v1, whole genome shotgun sequence, the window GTTAcctcttttaaaaaattttcatatcaaacaaatataatattttaaaagtcTATCTTATATCTTCTAAAACTTGCTCCTAAATAAACTGTTTGAGTGAAAGTTAATTGAGTAAGTTAAGACTTGAATTGTTAGATAAATGATTTTGCATTATTATTTATTAGACTTTAAACTCAGATagcttttatttttcaattaaaaaaaaattatagcctCAACCCCTTTACAAATAAATCCAATTTAATTTAACAAAGCCATAGTAAGTTGAAAAGAAACTAACAATTGATGTCAAttccaaataaaaatattatcaatTCTATAACCAAttaattccattttcttgttTTAACAGAGCATCAGCTTTTGTCTGCAACTCAACGCAAGGTTTTAATTAGGTAGCCACTAATTTATATATCTATCAACTGTCTAAACTTTAAggagaaataagaaaaataacatttagtctcAATCGATTATAAATATGGGTTCAGTCGAATCGATTTTAAAACTAGTTGAAAAttcataagaaattaaaattaaagtatttattcattaattaatccaaactaatcaattttaatttcatttgaaatcaattttaattaatctaattttaaTCGATTCGTTTCAACGtcaattttgaatttaattaattcaatttctaTCAATTATGAATAACACAATTCATATAAATTCTATACTCTATTGAAATAAATTGTatataaaaaagaatttaattaaattcgcacaaaattatatatttaatttctgtttatttaaaaaaattagtttaatttttttttattgtaaatataaaaattaataaaaaataattaaattaaaattttgtgaaattttaGATTCAGaataaatgtattaaataatcaaATTCcgttaaaaaaaattatgcttTGAAAactaaacttttatttatttatttatattttaacttTCTACCCTAAGGTATGCTagctaattattttctacacattAATTATCCTATCTTATGCTTCTATATAAatattttcttctcttctttttataCTCTTGTATTTCAGTAATCTCCCATGTTTtctttaaacttaattatttttgTTCATTCTTCCGCTCCTTTGACAAAGAGGCTTCTTCATGGGTAAAAGAAGCATTTAATGCTGGAGGATCACCTTCAGCAACAGCCTCAACCGATTCAGTTCTTGGGGAACCATTTGTTGTTGGAATTAGTTGAGCTTTTTCCTTCAACTCCTTGCTTTGACCCCATAGTAACAAGTACAGTCCACACACTACTAATGCTGCCCCTAGTATGCTGTTCCCTTGCAAGCAAAAACACAATAAAAAATATCAATCAGCTCTAACTTTGTGATATTAAAGTTATCTTAAAACTGTAAGGTTTCAAATTCGAGTCCTAATTGAAGCCAATTATAAAAGacgaaaataataaaatataacatTAGAGCTGCATTAGCTGTAATTAACCAATTGGGACTTGAGCTAGAAGCCTCAACTTTGAAAATGACTTCGATGCCACTGAGGATTGTAATAGCATTATTGTAAACATTTAGTTGTAAATACTGTTGATTTTAGCAGTAAAAACCAGTATTTGCTGTTGTATTCATTAATGTTCATACCTTCCCAGGTGCAGTTGTTCTTCTAGCAACAAAGACCCTGAAATGGCTACGAGAACAAGTGACAGAGGGTTAAAACTAGCCACGAACACTGGGCCTCTCTTGGTCACACACCAAGCAATAAGGATCACAACCAACCCAGAAGACACAATCCCCTGCAAACAAGGAATATTTCTCATAtatttaccaatttcatttttaatattttctagcattttatttatttttaataaaaaagtaaaattttatacaataataatttatcattttaatttgTCATACCGAATAAGCAACTGTAAGGAGCCTAATATTCCATCCCAGCTTCCATTGGCTCCAATTTCTCTCCAAGCATAGGGCCAAAGTAACACATTGGATTGATCCCATTAGGGACATTAATGCTGTGCTTGAATAAGGACATGGGTATTCCTTGCTTATTTTAGTCTGCTCCCACAACATTAAAAACAATTATCTAATTaaaccaaattaaaaaaaatcaaatattttaaaaataaataaaaattatgcaAGTATACTGAAGATAATATAGCTAGGGTTAACTATTATCGTGCCAgatatataaaattattcttGAGACTACCTATAAGCTTAAGTTTTTATGTCATTCAAGTTTTGATCAtccaatttattaattaaatatttcagCATAAGATAAAGTAAGTCTGTATTTATTCACGTTTTAATATGACTCTCACCtacaaacttaaaatttttaaattgagtattgacatgcttaaaattaaaaagatataagattcttaaaaaaaaattgagatagaatGATTAAGCAATTATAGCAATGGCAGAAATTTAATTAGCATCTTTTCTAAACTGACCTGAAGTATCAACCATAATGCAAAAGAGAGGCAGCTACCCAATGCCATGGCAGAACCAAGAATATAATTCCCAGTAAAGTGGCTTGCCTGAATCTGATGACTGTGTTTCAAAAGATGAACATTTGTAGACCAAATTTTAATTTCTACACCTTTGTAGAAAGTTAAAAGCATAGCTCCACCTATTCCTATTGACAATCCGAATACCTTGGCCTTCCCTACTGTTGTCCTCAATCTCAATTTCTCTAACCTGAAATGAAAAATTAGCAACCATTACAGAACTttctgcaatatatatatataaaagaaatggtTCTTCTGTGTTtcatcaaaagggaaaataaataaataaatatatacccAAAAGAGGTTGCCAGGATTAATGTTATAGCAGGGATAAGGTTGGTTGCAGCAGTAGCAAATGTTGCAGAGGTCAAGACCAGGCTTTCCACGTACAAGTTCTGAGCCAGCGTTGCCCTAATAATCAAACCAGAAGATATAGAAAATAAAGGGTTATATGAGAAAGCTCTCCTATTTTATAAATGGCGTAAAATATGGGCAAA includes:
- the LOC110670603 gene encoding WAT1-related protein At1g25270-like; this translates as MRYISKVQNELKPVMLMVLIQFSYVGMNIFYKLAANDGMNLRVLVAYRWFFSTAFVAPLAFIFERKKRPKFTWMILVQAFLSGLFGATLAQNLYVESLVLTSATFATAATNLIPAITLILATSFGLEKLRLRTTVGKAKVFGLSIGIGGAMLLTFYKGVEIKIWSTNVHLLKHSHQIQASHFTGNYILGSAMALGSCLSFALWLILQTKISKEYPCPYSSTALMSLMGSIQCVTLALCLERNWSQWKLGWNIRLLTVAYSGIVSSGLVVILIAWCVTKRGPVFVASFNPLSLVLVAISGSLLLEEQLHLGSILGAALVVCGLYLLLWGQSKELKEKAQLIPTTNGSPRTESVEAVAEGDPPALNASFTHEEASLSKERKNEQK